The following proteins are encoded in a genomic region of Lentilitoribacter sp. Alg239-R112:
- the katG gene encoding catalase/peroxidase HPI, whose amino-acid sequence MNEMSPAKCPVMHGRNKEANAMGTTAIQHWWPEQLNLRILNQNAPQVGPLGEDFNYAEEFKKLDLKALKKDLADLMTDSQDWWPADYGHYGGLFVRMAWHSAGTYRTYDGRGGARSGTQRFAPLNSWPDNGNLDKARRLLWPIKQKYGNKISWADLMILTGNVAMETMGFKTFGFAGGRADVFEPEEDIYWGPETEWLDDKRYSGDRDLADPLGAVQMGLIYVNPEGPNGNPDPLLSGHDIRDTFGRMAMNDYETVALVAGGHTFGKGHGAGPEEKVGAEPEGAPLEQMGLGWSNSHGSGKGGDTTTAGFEGAWTANPIQWDMGYFDALLGYEWEKVTSPAGHVQWQPTKASNAAQAPAAGDASRTEPLMMTTADMALKMDPEYAKISKHFHENPDEFADAYARAWFKLTHRDMGPVTNYLGEEVPSEELIWQDPIPAHDGSALSDAEIASLKEKILASGLSVSQLVNTAWASASTFRSSDLRGGANGARINLAPQKDWAINTSSNVASVISKLEAIKNDFDGNVSLADLIVLGGCAAIEKASGVSVPFTQGRTDATQDQTDVESFAVLEPKYDGFRNYKNTRDPRSTEALLVDKAQLLGLSAPEMTVLVGGLRSLDVNAGKSKHGVFTDNPGTLSNDFFVNVLDMGIEWKSTDGSSELYEGRDRASGNVKFTGTRADLVFGSNSILRSISEVYAQEDAKEKFKADFITAWNKVMNADRFDLA is encoded by the coding sequence ATGAACGAGATGAGTCCCGCAAAATGCCCTGTAATGCATGGTCGTAATAAAGAGGCAAATGCAATGGGTACCACCGCAATTCAGCACTGGTGGCCAGAGCAATTAAACCTCAGAATTCTAAACCAAAACGCCCCACAAGTTGGTCCGCTCGGTGAAGATTTTAACTATGCAGAAGAGTTTAAAAAACTTGACCTAAAAGCATTGAAAAAAGATCTCGCAGATTTAATGACAGATTCGCAAGACTGGTGGCCCGCGGACTATGGTCATTATGGTGGTCTATTTGTTCGTATGGCTTGGCATAGTGCCGGCACCTATCGTACATATGATGGTCGCGGTGGTGCGCGCTCAGGTACACAACGTTTTGCGCCGCTTAATTCTTGGCCTGATAATGGAAACTTGGATAAAGCACGCCGTCTTCTTTGGCCAATTAAGCAGAAATACGGCAATAAAATTTCCTGGGCTGATTTGATGATTTTAACTGGTAATGTCGCCATGGAAACTATGGGTTTTAAAACTTTTGGTTTCGCCGGCGGTCGTGCTGATGTCTTTGAGCCAGAAGAAGATATCTATTGGGGTCCAGAAACTGAATGGCTTGATGATAAGCGTTACTCAGGTGATCGTGATCTAGCTGATCCACTTGGCGCAGTGCAGATGGGTCTTATTTATGTGAACCCGGAAGGGCCAAATGGTAATCCCGACCCGCTTTTATCGGGGCATGATATTCGAGATACATTTGGCCGTATGGCAATGAACGATTATGAGACTGTTGCGCTTGTTGCGGGCGGTCATACTTTCGGTAAAGGCCATGGTGCTGGACCGGAAGAAAAAGTTGGTGCTGAACCAGAAGGTGCGCCACTTGAGCAAATGGGTCTTGGTTGGTCAAACAGTCATGGATCTGGCAAAGGTGGCGATACGACGACAGCTGGCTTTGAAGGTGCATGGACGGCGAACCCCATTCAATGGGATATGGGTTATTTTGATGCTTTGCTTGGCTATGAATGGGAAAAAGTAACTAGTCCGGCAGGTCATGTTCAATGGCAACCAACTAAAGCCTCAAATGCCGCGCAAGCGCCAGCCGCAGGTGATGCATCGCGTACAGAACCGCTTATGATGACAACAGCAGATATGGCTCTTAAAATGGATCCGGAATATGCTAAAATTTCCAAACATTTCCATGAGAATCCTGATGAGTTTGCAGATGCTTATGCACGTGCTTGGTTTAAGCTAACACACCGGGATATGGGTCCGGTTACAAATTATTTGGGTGAGGAAGTTCCTTCAGAAGAATTGATCTGGCAAGATCCTATTCCCGCTCATGACGGTTCGGCACTTAGTGATGCAGAAATTGCTTCGTTGAAAGAAAAAATCCTCGCATCCGGACTTTCTGTTTCACAACTTGTAAACACCGCTTGGGCATCTGCTTCAACCTTCCGCAGTTCAGATCTTCGCGGCGGGGCAAATGGCGCGCGCATTAATCTAGCGCCACAGAAGGACTGGGCGATTAACACATCTTCTAATGTTGCAAGCGTGATTTCAAAACTTGAGGCCATAAAAAATGATTTCGATGGCAATGTCTCATTGGCGGATTTGATTGTACTTGGCGGTTGTGCTGCAATAGAAAAAGCAAGTGGTGTAAGTGTTCCGTTTACACAAGGGCGCACGGATGCAACTCAAGATCAAACAGATGTGGAATCTTTTGCAGTACTTGAGCCTAAATATGACGGCTTTCGTAATTATAAAAATACAAGAGACCCTCGTTCAACTGAGGCATTACTTGTCGATAAAGCACAATTGTTAGGTCTAAGTGCACCAGAAATGACTGTTCTTGTTGGGGGGCTTCGTTCACTTGATGTGAATGCGGGCAAAAGCAAGCATGGAGTCTTCACAGACAATCCAGGCACATTAAGCAATGATTTCTTTGTAAATGTTCTTGATATGGGCATAGAGTGGAAATCAACTGATGGGTCTTCAGAATTGTATGAAGGTCGCGATCGTGCATCTGGTAACGTCAAGTTTACTGGGACTCGTGCTGATCTTGTCTTTGGTTCGAATTCTATTTTAAGATCAATTTCTGAAGTTTATGCGCAAGAAGATGCGAAAGAAAAATTTAAAGCGGACTTTATTACAGCGTGGAATAAAGTCATGAATGCAGACCGTTTTGATCTTGCCTGA
- a CDS encoding ABC transporter permease, with protein MLAYLVKRTLQAIAVMFVISLIGFAIQDNLGDPLRELVGQSVSEEVRQELRDELGLNDSFFAQYTRFLGNALQGDLGTSYFFKEPALDVILKKMPATLELVFGATLIIVGLSVPLGVYTAIKPNTIISRVIMGVSIVGISIPVFLTAILLIYVFAVELGWLPSFGRGDVVNVFGSWDTNFASADGWAHIILPSLALASIMLPLFVRLIRAEMMEVLQSEYVKYAKAKGIHPWRIYFVHALKNTLLPVITVGGVQIGTMVAYTILTETVFQWPGMGFMFLEAVNRVDTPLIVAYLIVVGFIFVITNTIVDLIYGLVNPTIKLARMGA; from the coding sequence ATGCTTGCATATCTTGTGAAACGTACTTTGCAGGCGATTGCGGTGATGTTCGTCATCTCGCTCATTGGCTTCGCCATCCAGGATAATTTGGGCGATCCATTACGCGAACTTGTCGGACAATCTGTGTCTGAAGAGGTTCGTCAGGAATTACGAGATGAACTTGGTCTAAACGATAGTTTTTTCGCTCAATATACCCGTTTTCTTGGAAATGCATTACAAGGTGATTTAGGCACAAGTTACTTTTTTAAAGAACCTGCACTTGATGTTATTTTGAAAAAAATGCCCGCGACGTTGGAGCTGGTTTTTGGCGCAACGCTAATTATTGTAGGTCTATCTGTTCCGTTAGGTGTTTACACAGCGATAAAGCCAAATACTATTATCAGCCGCGTGATTATGGGCGTGTCAATTGTCGGTATTTCGATACCCGTATTCTTAACTGCTATTCTTCTAATTTATGTATTCGCAGTCGAGTTGGGATGGCTCCCCTCCTTTGGCCGTGGCGATGTCGTTAATGTCTTTGGATCCTGGGATACAAACTTTGCATCGGCTGATGGTTGGGCGCATATTATTTTGCCTTCTCTCGCCCTTGCTTCAATTATGTTGCCACTATTTGTGCGATTAATACGCGCCGAAATGATGGAAGTTTTACAAAGTGAATATGTTAAATATGCCAAGGCGAAAGGTATCCACCCATGGCGTATTTATTTTGTTCATGCGCTGAAGAATACACTTTTACCTGTAATTACTGTCGGTGGTGTTCAGATCGGGACAATGGTTGCCTACACAATTCTTACGGAAACTGTTTTCCAATGGCCGGGTATGGGGTTCATGTTCCTCGAAGCCGTGAATCGCGTAGATACCCCCTTGATCGTAGCTTATTTGATTGTTGTTGGCTTTATTTTCGTCATCACAAATACAATAGTTGATTTGATTTACGGTCTCGTCAATCCAACCATAAAACTAGCGAGGATGGGTGCATGA
- a CDS encoding DUF6500 family protein, producing MRQQLKDKIISVCDEKIEKKGVNVGLSFYAFFANKNDDPQLLMEAATWWIQTHELDHFEKAVKIRQMILDSI from the coding sequence ATGAGACAACAGCTCAAAGATAAAATCATATCTGTTTGTGATGAGAAAATTGAAAAGAAAGGTGTTAATGTAGGCCTTTCCTTTTATGCATTTTTTGCCAATAAGAATGATGACCCTCAGCTTCTTATGGAAGCTGCGACATGGTGGATACAGACCCATGAATTGGACCACTTTGAAAAAGCCGTTAAAATTCGCCAGATGATATTAGACAGCATATGA
- a CDS encoding putative quinol monooxygenase, with product MIYLIATLKIKPDSFETIEKLVAPCIEGTRLEAGNISYDLFQSTTDKNTLSFVERWKDQAAIDNHFTESHFLAWRDAGAEYILDKKLEIITPENIEQK from the coding sequence ATGATCTATTTAATAGCAACGCTTAAAATAAAACCGGATAGTTTCGAAACAATAGAGAAATTGGTTGCACCTTGCATAGAAGGAACGCGATTAGAAGCCGGCAACATTTCTTATGATCTTTTTCAAAGTACGACTGATAAGAATACTTTGTCATTCGTAGAGCGCTGGAAAGATCAGGCGGCAATAGATAATCATTTCACAGAGTCGCATTTCTTGGCTTGGAGAGATGCGGGAGCGGAATATATTCTCGACAAAAAACTTGAGATCATTACACCTGAAAATATCGAGCAAAAATAG
- a CDS encoding SAF domain-containing protein, whose amino-acid sequence MTHPYFAEQLIAYAAENGPVTIGLIGAGQMGKDLAVQVALMSGIRIGGISVTRAENALGALHLAGHSDEDIIVANNANAIDVAIEGGKIAICEGFEALTAAGRVDVIIDATGNPNTGSLIALSAIKNGKHMVMLNVEADITIGRYLAEEAKKAGVIYTGAAGDEPACVLELIGFARSLGMNVIAAGKGKNNPLNIHAVPAEYEEEARARDMNARMLVEFVDGSKTAIEMVAIANCTGLIPDIPGMHGPKASLDELANVLCPVEDGGILSRKGVVDYSIGKGVAPGVFCIVETKHPRVLERMADLKVGKGPYFTLTRPFHLTSLEVPLSAARAVMHGEPDMVPIDRPVADAVAVAKRDLQPGEILGRIGQADYRGYAVSWQDGRKGGYVPIGLAEKAVVSKPVKAGDIITYANCVPDKDLIITQIRHKLDQADAHFAS is encoded by the coding sequence ATGACCCATCCATATTTTGCGGAACAACTTATTGCGTATGCCGCTGAAAACGGACCTGTGACAATTGGGTTGATTGGTGCAGGTCAGATGGGTAAGGATTTAGCTGTTCAAGTTGCGTTGATGTCGGGCATACGAATTGGTGGTATTTCTGTTACCCGCGCGGAAAATGCTTTGGGTGCATTACACCTTGCTGGACATTCGGACGAAGATATTATTGTTGCAAACAATGCAAATGCGATTGATGTGGCGATTGAAGGTGGAAAAATTGCCATATGTGAGGGGTTTGAGGCGTTAACAGCTGCAGGGCGCGTTGATGTGATTATTGATGCGACGGGTAATCCCAATACGGGATCACTTATTGCACTTAGCGCGATTAAAAATGGCAAGCATATGGTTATGCTAAATGTGGAAGCTGATATTACGATTGGCCGATATTTGGCAGAAGAAGCAAAAAAGGCTGGCGTTATTTATACCGGTGCTGCGGGTGATGAACCTGCCTGTGTTTTAGAACTGATTGGCTTTGCACGTAGTCTTGGTATGAACGTTATCGCCGCGGGAAAGGGCAAAAACAATCCACTTAATATCCATGCTGTACCCGCTGAATATGAAGAGGAAGCTAGAGCACGTGATATGAATGCTCGTATGCTTGTAGAGTTTGTTGATGGATCAAAGACAGCGATCGAAATGGTTGCTATTGCCAATTGTACAGGCCTTATACCTGACATTCCAGGTATGCATGGCCCAAAGGCATCGCTTGATGAGTTGGCGAATGTGCTTTGCCCAGTGGAAGATGGCGGTATTTTGAGCCGTAAAGGTGTTGTCGATTACTCAATCGGTAAAGGTGTTGCACCTGGAGTTTTTTGTATCGTAGAAACCAAGCATCCGCGTGTTTTGGAGCGGATGGCTGATCTGAAAGTCGGTAAGGGGCCTTATTTCACACTTACTCGACCTTTCCATTTAACCAGTCTTGAAGTGCCATTGTCTGCTGCGCGAGCTGTTATGCATGGTGAACCTGATATGGTGCCAATCGACCGCCCTGTTGCAGATGCTGTTGCTGTCGCTAAACGTGATTTACAACCAGGCGAAATACTAGGTCGGATTGGGCAAGCCGATTATCGCGGTTATGCGGTGAGCTGGCAGGATGGCCGTAAAGGCGGTTATGTTCCTATAGGTTTGGCAGAAAAAGCTGTTGTATCTAAACCCGTGAAGGCTGGTGATATTATAACCTATGCAAATTGTGTTCCTGATAAAGATCTTATCATTACACAGATCCGTCATAAACTTGACCAAGCAGATGCACATTTTGCAAGTTAA
- a CDS encoding ABC transporter substrate-binding protein, with translation MNIFTRAVAVGMMSFAMTAVAQAEVTVKVAYDADPVSLDPHEQLSGGTLQFSHMTFDPLVRWTQDLQFEARLAESWEQIDATTTRFNLRDGVKFHSGNELTSADVLWTFNRLKESADFKGIFSLFTEVKVIDEDTFDLITSEPYPLVLHTATYIFPMDSKFYSGKTDDGKDKAELVKHGDSFASRNASGTGPFVVDSREQGVKVEFSRFADYWDTASEGNVDKIVLTPIKEDPTRVAALLSGDVDFIAPVPPTDLKRVEDSDNANLITMAGTRIITFQMNQNRVEAFKDARVRKAIDYAVNNAGIVDRIMRGFGTVGAQASPAGYLGHDAALTPRFDVEKAKALMAEAGYADGFEITMMAPNNRYVNDDKIAQAVASMLSKINIKVDLQTMPKAQYWPKFDERAADMMMIGWHADTEDSANFHQFLSACANEDSGNGQYNSGNYCNSETDALMDASNAETDPAKRGELLQKLEGILYEEAAFIPLHWQNLAWGARKGVHAEKIVNALNFPYFGDLVVDK, from the coding sequence ATGAATATATTTACACGCGCTGTTGCGGTCGGCATGATGTCATTTGCGATGACTGCCGTTGCGCAAGCTGAGGTTACTGTTAAAGTAGCTTATGATGCTGACCCGGTTTCACTGGATCCACATGAGCAACTTTCCGGTGGTACATTGCAATTCTCACACATGACGTTTGATCCGCTTGTTCGTTGGACGCAAGATTTGCAGTTTGAAGCACGTTTGGCTGAAAGCTGGGAGCAGATTGATGCAACAACGACACGTTTTAACTTGCGTGATGGTGTGAAATTTCATTCTGGTAATGAGTTAACAAGTGCTGACGTTCTTTGGACATTTAACCGTTTGAAAGAAAGTGCGGACTTTAAAGGTATCTTCTCTCTCTTCACAGAAGTGAAGGTTATTGATGAGGACACGTTTGATCTTATCACTTCAGAGCCTTATCCGCTTGTATTGCACACAGCAACATACATCTTCCCAATGGATAGCAAGTTCTATTCTGGTAAAACAGATGACGGCAAAGACAAAGCTGAATTGGTAAAGCATGGTGATAGCTTCGCGTCACGCAATGCATCTGGCACAGGCCCATTTGTTGTTGATTCACGTGAGCAGGGCGTTAAAGTTGAGTTCTCTCGTTTCGCTGATTACTGGGATACAGCTAGTGAAGGTAACGTTGATAAAATCGTTTTGACACCGATTAAAGAGGATCCAACTCGTGTTGCTGCTCTGTTGTCTGGCGATGTAGATTTTATTGCCCCTGTTCCGCCAACAGATCTAAAGCGTGTTGAAGATAGCGATAATGCTAATCTCATTACAATGGCTGGTACTCGGATCATTACATTCCAAATGAACCAGAACCGCGTTGAAGCTTTCAAAGATGCTCGTGTTCGCAAAGCTATTGATTATGCTGTAAATAATGCCGGTATTGTTGATCGTATTATGCGTGGTTTCGGTACTGTTGGTGCACAAGCTAGCCCGGCTGGTTACCTTGGTCATGATGCAGCGCTAACACCACGTTTTGACGTGGAAAAAGCAAAAGCTTTGATGGCAGAAGCTGGTTATGCTGACGGTTTTGAAATCACAATGATGGCACCAAACAACCGCTATGTGAATGATGACAAAATTGCTCAAGCAGTTGCTTCAATGTTGTCAAAAATCAATATCAAAGTTGACCTTCAAACAATGCCAAAAGCGCAATACTGGCCTAAGTTCGACGAGCGTGCTGCAGATATGATGATGATTGGCTGGCATGCTGATACGGAAGATAGTGCAAACTTCCACCAGTTCTTGTCTGCATGTGCAAATGAAGATTCAGGTAACGGTCAATATAACTCTGGTAACTATTGTAACTCTGAGACTGATGCTTTGATGGATGCTTCAAATGCTGAAACAGACCCTGCAAAGCGTGGTGAGTTGCTTCAGAAGCTAGAAGGTATCTTGTACGAAGAAGCAGCGTTTATTCCGCTTCATTGGCAAAACCTAGCATGGGGCGCTCGTAAAGGCGTGCATGCTGAGAAAATTGTTAATGCATTGAACTTCCCTTACTTTGGTGATCTTGTCGTAGACAAGTAA
- a CDS encoding hydrogen peroxide-inducible genes activator yields the protein MNNITLKQLRYFNILAQQSHFGRAAEICAVSQPALSMQIKELEETLNSKLVERVARKTQLTHFGKEFAERASAILRSVDELEEFTRSMSDQLSGQLRVGVIPTIAPYLLPKIINELANTFPALDIHIRETLTQNLIKEVSEGQLDTAIVALPISENSFTEVPLFTEEFVLVRPSADKGRPAPNRQMLKEMRLLLLEEGHCFRDQALSFCNIQTTRPREMLDGSSLSTLVQLVSAGIGVTLIPEMALDVETRSANVSVTRFLDPKPSRTIGMIWRKTNPLTERLTEISHIIRKIAE from the coding sequence ATGAATAATATTACCCTGAAGCAACTACGTTATTTCAATATCTTAGCCCAACAAAGTCACTTTGGACGAGCGGCCGAAATTTGTGCCGTTTCGCAACCCGCATTATCTATGCAGATAAAAGAGCTTGAGGAAACGTTGAATTCAAAGCTCGTAGAACGGGTCGCACGGAAAACTCAACTCACCCATTTTGGCAAAGAATTTGCGGAAAGAGCGTCTGCAATCTTGAGGTCTGTGGATGAATTGGAAGAATTTACCCGTTCAATGAGTGATCAATTGTCAGGTCAGTTGCGCGTTGGCGTTATTCCAACCATCGCGCCCTATCTTTTGCCGAAAATCATCAATGAACTTGCAAACACATTTCCTGCTCTTGATATCCACATCAGAGAAACATTAACCCAAAATCTGATTAAAGAAGTTTCCGAAGGACAACTTGATACAGCTATTGTTGCACTACCAATCTCAGAAAACTCGTTTACGGAAGTCCCTCTTTTTACGGAAGAATTTGTGCTGGTCAGACCATCGGCAGATAAAGGAAGGCCCGCACCAAACCGCCAGATGTTAAAAGAAATGAGATTACTGCTTTTAGAAGAGGGACATTGTTTCCGCGATCAAGCATTATCTTTCTGTAATATCCAAACTACGAGACCGCGTGAAATGCTTGATGGCAGTTCCTTATCTACGCTCGTCCAACTAGTTAGCGCGGGTATAGGTGTGACGCTTATTCCGGAAATGGCGTTAGATGTTGAAACACGGTCCGCCAATGTTTCCGTCACACGGTTTTTGGACCCAAAACCGTCTCGAACCATCGGCATGATATGGCGCAAAACAAATCCACTCACAGAAAGATTAACCGAGATTTCGCATATCATTCGAAAAATTGCAGAATAA
- the cueR gene encoding Cu(I)-responsive transcriptional regulator — protein sequence MNIGYASEQSGLPPKTIRYYEDINLIKPARAGNGYRDYSDTDIHRLKFLQRSRSLGFTIDECRLLLSLYDDDQRASSDVKLIAVSKIEEIDQKISELQSLKETLASLAKNCHGDNRPECPIIADLAGQNVSSIV from the coding sequence GTGAATATAGGCTATGCATCTGAACAGTCGGGCCTTCCACCAAAAACTATCCGTTATTATGAAGATATTAATTTGATAAAACCGGCTCGCGCTGGAAATGGATATCGTGATTATTCAGATACTGATATTCATCGGCTAAAGTTCTTGCAGCGCTCACGAAGTCTTGGGTTTACAATAGACGAGTGTCGTCTGCTGCTTTCTCTTTATGATGATGATCAACGAGCTAGCTCCGACGTAAAATTGATTGCAGTTAGTAAGATAGAAGAGATTGATCAAAAAATAAGTGAATTGCAATCTCTCAAAGAAACTTTGGCCTCACTTGCCAAAAACTGTCATGGTGATAATAGACCTGAATGTCCAATCATTGCAGATCTTGCAGGGCAAAATGTTTCAAGTATAGTTTAA
- a CDS encoding ABC transporter ATP-binding protein — protein MSLLSVRDLSVKFASRKFSVTALDGISFDLDKGERLGIVGESGAGKSITGFSLMNLLSRPGFIDSGSIMFEGEDIVTMSEKEMRGIRGNRMAMIFQDPMVTLNPVLTIGQQMVETLKSHRDLSQAEAEQIAVVKLREVYIPSPEERLDQYPHELSGGMRQRIIIAMALLLDPQLIIADEPTTALDVTIQADIMELLLELCQSNKVGLILITHDLGVVSQMTERTLVMYAGKIIEAGSTREIINDPQHPYTQGLLNALPQQTQPGKRLKQIPGNMPTLSEIPSGCPFRPRCDYATEVCKTSKPEVVKYAHVEVACHEVNRLHLDRSKEQAS, from the coding sequence ATGTCTTTGTTATCCGTACGTGACCTATCCGTTAAATTCGCTTCTCGCAAATTTTCTGTGACTGCACTTGATGGGATCAGTTTTGATCTTGATAAGGGTGAACGTCTCGGCATCGTTGGGGAATCTGGCGCTGGGAAATCCATCACTGGCTTCTCGCTGATGAATCTTCTATCTCGACCTGGTTTCATTGACTCGGGAAGTATCATGTTTGAAGGCGAGGACATTGTGACAATGTCCGAGAAGGAAATGCGTGGTATACGCGGCAATCGCATGGCAATGATTTTTCAAGACCCTATGGTAACCTTGAACCCTGTGTTGACCATTGGTCAGCAAATGGTAGAAACTTTGAAAAGTCATAGAGACTTAAGCCAAGCGGAAGCCGAGCAGATTGCCGTCGTCAAATTGCGTGAGGTTTATATTCCGTCGCCTGAAGAGAGGCTTGATCAATACCCGCATGAACTTTCGGGCGGTATGCGGCAGCGTATAATTATTGCCATGGCACTATTGTTGGATCCTCAGTTGATCATTGCGGATGAGCCGACAACGGCGCTTGATGTTACTATTCAGGCCGATATTATGGAGCTTCTCCTTGAATTATGTCAGTCAAACAAGGTTGGTCTAATTTTGATTACGCACGATCTTGGAGTTGTCAGTCAAATGACTGAGCGTACGCTTGTTATGTATGCCGGCAAAATTATTGAAGCAGGAAGCACGCGTGAGATAATTAATGATCCACAACACCCTTATACGCAAGGGCTGTTAAATGCACTACCACAGCAAACACAACCTGGTAAACGCCTAAAACAAATTCCTGGGAATATGCCTACTTTGTCTGAAATACCAAGTGGTTGCCCTTTTCGGCCGAGGTGTGATTATGCTACTGAAGTTTGTAAGACGAGTAAGCCTGAAGTCGTAAAATATGCACATGTTGAAGTTGCTTGCCATGAGGTTAATCGGTTGCATCTGGATCGTTCCAAGGAGCAAGCGTCATGA
- a CDS encoding fumarylacetoacetate hydrolase family protein, which produces MTFLFEPQPQPYLPIKNSSQKFPVRRIYCVGRNYADHAREMGHDPDREPPFFFQKNPDNLLINNADFPYPSKSNNVHFEIELVVALDRGGINLSLSQAENTIFGYAVGLDMTRRDLQSDMKKMGRSWEVGKAFEHSAPCSSIVPKADVGTLQSADIWLNINRTQKQSGNISEMIWNVAETISYLSGFFKLQAGDIIMTGTPAGVGAVSIGDEMHGHIDGVGDLKCKVT; this is translated from the coding sequence ATGACATTTCTATTCGAACCACAGCCTCAGCCTTATTTACCGATTAAGAACTCGAGCCAAAAGTTTCCAGTGAGACGTATATATTGCGTTGGTCGAAATTATGCTGATCACGCACGGGAAATGGGTCATGACCCAGATCGAGAGCCACCTTTTTTCTTTCAGAAAAACCCGGATAATCTTCTCATAAATAACGCAGACTTTCCCTACCCTTCAAAATCAAACAACGTACATTTCGAAATTGAGCTCGTTGTCGCACTTGATAGGGGTGGAATTAACCTTTCACTCTCACAAGCCGAAAACACCATATTTGGCTATGCAGTTGGACTTGATATGACCCGTCGTGACCTTCAAAGTGATATGAAAAAAATGGGGCGATCATGGGAAGTTGGCAAAGCGTTTGAACATTCCGCGCCTTGTTCATCCATCGTACCAAAAGCAGACGTTGGAACACTTCAGTCTGCGGACATCTGGCTCAATATTAACAGAACACAAAAACAATCAGGCAATATCAGCGAAATGATCTGGAACGTGGCAGAAACAATATCTTATCTATCGGGTTTCTTTAAGCTACAAGCTGGTGATATTATTATGACAGGAACACCAGCAGGTGTTGGCGCGGTTTCCATCGGTGATGAAATGCACGGCCATATTGACGGCGTAGGTGATCTAAAATGTAAAGTTACGTGA
- a CDS encoding ABC transporter permease, translated as MSDQSLSAKPSFWQRVINSNMGYSFLRNPVALVSFIVFAIIAFMAFFAPLIAPFDPYDPAQIDIMNSEYPPIWISGSDPAFLFGTDDQGRDLWSTILYGTRLSILIGLCAVLLQAFLGISIGLLAGYLGGRLDSLLMRFADIQLSFSTLMVAIIFLAITQALFGSETFNQYAIYFLIAVIGVAEWPQYARTVRATVLAEKKKEYVDATRVLGFGPMRIMLRHILPNSLSPIFVISTVQVANAIISEASLSFLGLGMPPNQPSLGSLISSGFDYIFSGSWWITTIPGLVLVVLVLVINLLGDWMRDVLNPKLYKE; from the coding sequence ATGAGTGATCAAAGCCTTAGCGCCAAACCTTCTTTTTGGCAGCGCGTTATCAATTCAAACATGGGCTATAGCTTCTTGCGCAATCCAGTCGCCCTTGTCTCATTTATCGTATTTGCGATTATTGCGTTCATGGCTTTTTTTGCTCCATTAATTGCACCGTTTGATCCATATGATCCTGCACAGATCGATATTATGAATAGCGAATATCCGCCTATATGGATTAGTGGTTCAGATCCGGCATTTTTGTTTGGAACGGATGATCAGGGGCGCGATCTTTGGTCAACTATTCTATATGGTACAAGACTTTCTATTTTGATTGGCCTGTGCGCAGTGTTGTTGCAGGCATTTTTGGGGATTTCCATTGGATTGCTCGCCGGTTATCTCGGAGGTCGCTTAGACAGTCTTTTGATGCGCTTTGCGGATATTCAACTTTCTTTTTCTACATTGATGGTTGCGATCATCTTTCTGGCGATTACCCAAGCTTTGTTTGGTTCTGAGACATTTAATCAGTATGCCATTTATTTTCTGATAGCCGTCATTGGTGTAGCTGAATGGCCGCAATATGCGCGTACCGTTCGTGCAACGGTGCTGGCTGAAAAGAAAAAAGAATATGTGGATGCTACACGTGTTCTTGGTTTTGGTCCTATGCGCATTATGCTGCGTCATATTTTACCTAATTCATTATCTCCGATATTCGTTATTTCAACAGTTCAGGTTGCGAATGCAATTATCTCAGAAGCATCACTTTCGTTTCTTGGTCTTGGTATGCCGCCAAATCAACCATCTTTAGGTTCGCTTATTTCATCTGGCTTTGATTATATCTTTTCTGGCAGCTGGTGGATCACGACTATTCCGGGCCTTGTTCTTGTTGTTCTGGTGTTGGTCATTAATCTGTTAGGTGACTGGATGCGTGACGTTTTGAACCCCAAATTATATAAGGAATAG